The bacterium region ACTTCTTGGACGTATATGAATATATATTTTAGCGTCATAGCAATGTACCTAGTATACCAAAATGACCAGGAATTATAAAATAGGAACCTTTTTATCTATTGAGTATCCCAGATCTTCTTATGGATGATGACATGCAAAGCGAGTTTGCCGCAATCCGATCCGCCCTTTCAAAAATGCATGAGGATTTAAGAAGGTTTACTGAAAGGTCAAACCAGCAACACCTTGAATCCATCCTCGAAAGCTGCAGAGGCAATTTCTCTAATGTTATAGTAGGTTACGAGAAAAATGAGATCGAGCAAGGATTAGAAAAAAACATGGTGAAGGACTGCAATATGCGGGAGGCGTGTAAATCAATATTCAGCGAGTTATTAAAAGAAAACATAGAACAGATACGAGAAGGTAAAGTATCTGAGGAATCTATCAGAAAAACCAGATCGAAATTGAAAGAACTAAGAGAAAATGCTCAAAAAGACCAATGTGTTAGTTGTTTCTCAGAAGCCACAAGAATTCTTGATCAGCAGGTAGACCTTATGCATTCTCTTAATATAAATAGGGATAAAAGTGAATTGAATGAAATCATATCCGTGCTATCTGACGAACGCATGGTTGTGGACATGCTTGAGCCTTTAAGCAATAAGCAGCGAATGCAGATTATGAAAGCACTTTCATCCGAGACAAAAACTTTTTCAGCGCTTTCAAGTCTCACAGGGCTTCGGGGCGGCAACTTGCTCTTTCACTTGCAGAAATTGCTGGATTATGGTATGATCCTGCAGCGTAATGAAAGAGGGGATTATATGATCACAGAAAAAGGATACAAGACTTTAAGAGGAATAGCAGAAACATATCTAAGCCTGAATCCCAAAGAACCTACTGCAGAAATAACCGAAACCCAAAAGTAACGAATGTTCTAGAATTGAACAAATCCTCATAATGGACTGAACCCCTGATGGTAGACAGGTAGTTATGCAACAGTATTTAAGACAATCTTCATTTCAGACTGATCCGGAGACTTGTAACCTAGGCCGAAAGCAATCTTTTGTTAATTTTTAATATCGGTAATAAGGTGTTGACGATAAATAATTTACCCAATAACTCTTGATCTTAACAAGTTTGTACGCGGCTCAATCGAATAATTCCAATTAGGATATAACTCATGAAAAATAATTTT contains the following coding sequences:
- a CDS encoding winged helix-turn-helix transcriptional regulator — protein: MDDDMQSEFAAIRSALSKMHEDLRRFTERSNQQHLESILESCRGNFSNVIVGYEKNEIEQGLEKNMVKDCNMREACKSIFSELLKENIEQIREGKVSEESIRKTRSKLKELRENAQKDQCVSCFSEATRILDQQVDLMHSLNINRDKSELNEIISVLSDERMVVDMLEPLSNKQRMQIMKALSSETKTFSALSSLTGLRGGNLLFHLQKLLDYGMILQRNERGDYMITEKGYKTLRGIAETYLSLNPKEPTAEITETQK